In a single window of the Streptomyces sp. NBC_00285 genome:
- a CDS encoding DEAD/DEAH box helicase, which yields MFTGELFPYQYDAVDRVLSDRRLLVAYSMGTGKTVLTIAALEELFGRGDIRRCVVMVPSSLKWQWAQAIAAFTDAPTRTITLRGMDLVVPAEDVCTVINGTPKQRWQQWQAAQHADYVIVSYGAVLHDWKELCALPADALVLDEASAIKNFSAQTTKRVKKLKPPIRIALTGTPVENRPEEVFSIMEWVNAKILGRWDLFEKSYINRNFFGGVSSYKNLGLLHQNLSRAMIRKSRLDPEVAKYLPAVAETTRHVQLDKTTRSIYKAILADVQAAMDELAEAGGDFDLAAYYAGVKPDGAFGAQGKLMARLQAARLLLDHPQLLMDSAVAFHEGTGGSQYAAEFAASRYDLPDLHSSPKLAVLDELVSTMLAEPGTKAAIFTDYRKMLPYLSERLEKYGDLVLFHGQLNSDEKAAVLARFKTDPECRLFISTNAGGYGLDLPEAQYLVNYDLPYSNGVLAQRNTRHVRASSKFDRVHVTSLVVEETIEERVQATLALRQKLSQAVVDGTGVGALDMDVESLAEHIENAG from the coding sequence ATGTTCACCGGAGAACTGTTCCCGTACCAATACGACGCCGTCGACCGCGTCCTGTCCGACCGGCGTCTTCTCGTCGCGTACTCCATGGGCACCGGGAAGACCGTGCTCACCATCGCAGCGCTCGAAGAACTCTTCGGCCGGGGAGACATCCGCCGCTGCGTGGTCATGGTGCCTTCCAGCCTGAAGTGGCAGTGGGCACAGGCCATTGCCGCGTTCACCGACGCGCCCACGCGCACCATCACGCTGCGCGGCATGGACCTGGTCGTCCCGGCCGAGGACGTCTGCACCGTCATCAACGGCACGCCCAAACAGCGCTGGCAGCAGTGGCAGGCCGCGCAGCACGCGGACTACGTGATCGTGTCCTACGGTGCGGTCCTGCACGACTGGAAAGAGCTGTGTGCCCTGCCGGCCGACGCTCTCGTGCTCGACGAAGCCAGCGCCATCAAGAACTTCTCGGCCCAGACCACCAAGCGCGTCAAGAAACTCAAGCCGCCTATCCGGATTGCCCTTACAGGCACGCCAGTTGAGAACAGGCCCGAAGAAGTCTTCAGCATCATGGAGTGGGTCAACGCGAAAATCCTGGGCCGCTGGGACCTGTTCGAGAAGTCCTACATCAACCGCAACTTCTTCGGTGGGGTCTCCTCCTACAAGAATCTCGGGCTGCTCCACCAGAACCTGAGCCGCGCGATGATCCGGAAGTCCAGACTGGACCCCGAGGTCGCGAAGTACCTGCCCGCCGTCGCGGAGACCACACGGCATGTGCAGCTCGACAAGACCACCCGCTCCATCTACAAGGCCATCCTCGCCGACGTCCAGGCCGCTATGGACGAGCTGGCCGAGGCCGGCGGCGACTTCGACCTGGCGGCTTACTACGCCGGCGTCAAGCCGGACGGGGCCTTCGGCGCCCAGGGCAAGCTGATGGCCCGCCTCCAGGCGGCCCGGCTCCTGCTGGACCACCCGCAGCTCCTGATGGACTCCGCCGTGGCGTTCCACGAGGGCACGGGCGGTTCGCAGTACGCCGCAGAGTTCGCCGCCAGCCGCTACGACCTGCCGGACCTCCACTCCTCGCCGAAGCTCGCCGTCCTGGACGAGCTGGTGAGCACCATGCTGGCCGAGCCCGGCACCAAAGCCGCGATCTTCACCGACTACCGGAAGATGCTGCCGTACCTTTCCGAGCGCCTCGAAAAATACGGCGACCTGGTGCTCTTCCACGGGCAGCTCAACTCCGACGAGAAGGCCGCCGTCCTGGCCCGCTTCAAGACCGACCCGGAATGCCGGCTGTTCATCTCCACCAACGCGGGCGGGTACGGCTTGGATTTGCCGGAGGCCCAGTACCTCGTGAATTACGACCTGCCCTACTCAAACGGTGTTCTCGCTCAGCGAAACACCCGGCATGTCCGAGCCTCGTCAAAATTTGACCGCGTCCACGTCACCAGTCTTGTGGTCGAGGAGACCATTGAGGAACGCGTGCAGGCCACGCTTGCATTGCGTCAGAAACTGTCTCAGGCCGTGGTCGACGGGACTGGCGTCGGCGCCCTGGACATGGACGTCGAGTCGCTCGCCGAGCACATCGAAAATGCTGGCTGA
- a CDS encoding CHC2 zinc finger domain-containing protein: MKPTSPTEFWDNLAAFANPVPHDIPGAMRALGIEVLRELSKPDSTEYLAHCPAHLTLTGKQDRRPSFSVNSSTGLHHCFSCGYAGPFIQLVEDGLGYNRVEAFQWIARHGVYRTVEDNGPAPEAEETVRVNEASLALFVPPPARACERRGVTPEACQDFGVLWDPETRHWILPIRDPFTGELWGWQEKGKRYFRNYPTGIHKSLTLFGDLTWSGDTALLLESPLDTVRAHALGIPGAFSSFGAYVSEAQMRLLKARCRNLILGLDNDTAGRTSRDKIHGRWRPRGLPMKFLDYSHTPAKDLGDMSDADALTAYENAHHPWRRRR; the protein is encoded by the coding sequence TTGAAACCGACCTCCCCTACTGAGTTCTGGGACAACCTCGCGGCGTTCGCCAACCCCGTCCCGCACGACATCCCGGGAGCCATGCGGGCACTGGGCATCGAGGTGCTGCGCGAGTTGAGCAAGCCCGACTCAACGGAGTATCTCGCCCACTGCCCCGCCCACCTCACCCTCACCGGCAAGCAGGACCGCCGGCCGAGTTTTTCGGTGAACTCCTCCACCGGCCTGCATCACTGCTTCTCCTGCGGCTACGCCGGCCCCTTCATCCAGCTCGTGGAAGACGGCCTCGGCTACAACCGCGTCGAGGCGTTCCAGTGGATCGCCCGGCACGGCGTGTACCGCACGGTCGAGGACAACGGCCCGGCCCCCGAAGCCGAAGAGACCGTCCGCGTCAACGAGGCATCGCTGGCCCTGTTCGTCCCCCCGCCAGCCAGGGCGTGCGAGCGGCGCGGCGTCACCCCCGAGGCGTGCCAGGACTTCGGCGTTCTGTGGGACCCCGAGACGCGGCACTGGATTCTCCCCATCCGCGACCCATTCACCGGGGAACTGTGGGGCTGGCAGGAAAAGGGCAAGCGCTACTTCCGCAACTACCCCACGGGCATCCACAAGTCGCTCACTCTCTTCGGCGACCTGACCTGGAGCGGCGACACCGCCCTGCTCCTGGAATCCCCGCTCGACACCGTCCGGGCCCACGCTCTCGGGATACCCGGCGCCTTCTCCAGCTTCGGCGCCTACGTCTCCGAAGCACAGATGCGGCTCCTCAAGGCCCGCTGCCGAAATCTCATTCTCGGCCTCGACAACGACACGGCCGGCCGCACATCCCGGGACAAGATCCACGGCCGCTGGAGGCCGCGCGGACTCCCCATGAAATTCCTCGACTACAGCCACACCCCAGCGAAAGACCTCGGGGACATGAGCGACGCCGACGCGCTGACCGCGTACGAGAACGCCCACCACCCCTGGCGCAGGAGGCGTTGA